One Streptomyces sp. NBC_00223 genomic window carries:
- a CDS encoding FadR/GntR family transcriptional regulator — protein MNLGPMPRSATLADQVIARLRAEITSGAWPVGFRIPTEPELVDRLGVARNTVREAVRALAHNGLLDIRQGSGTYVVATSELAGVMQRRFADADPLHVAELRGSLEATAAALAAERRGEEELRHLDALLERRERAWDSGDAHAFVEADATLHLAVVAASHNDVLTELYADLGAVLRDFLHADVGPELRPEDHVDHARLVAAIRAADPVRAAAEAREHAFSCRFTASPQ, from the coding sequence ATGAATCTCGGACCCATGCCCCGTTCCGCCACCCTCGCCGATCAGGTCATCGCCCGACTGCGGGCGGAGATCACCTCGGGGGCCTGGCCCGTGGGCTTCCGCATCCCCACAGAACCCGAGCTGGTCGACCGGCTCGGGGTGGCCCGCAACACCGTCCGCGAGGCGGTACGGGCGCTCGCGCACAACGGACTGCTGGACATCCGGCAGGGCTCGGGCACGTATGTGGTCGCGACCAGTGAGCTGGCCGGGGTGATGCAGCGGAGGTTCGCGGACGCGGACCCGCTGCACGTGGCGGAGCTGCGCGGCTCGCTGGAGGCGACGGCCGCCGCGCTGGCTGCGGAGCGCCGGGGGGAGGAGGAGCTGCGGCACCTCGACGCGCTGCTGGAGCGGCGCGAGCGGGCCTGGGACTCCGGGGACGCGCACGCCTTCGTCGAGGCGGACGCGACGCTGCATCTCGCGGTGGTCGCCGCCTCGCACAACGATGTGCTCACCGAGCTGTACGCGGACCTGGGCGCGGTGCTGCGGGACTTCCTGCACGCGGACGTCGGGCCGGAGCTGCGGCCCGAGGACCATGTGGACCACGCGCGTCTGGTCGCCGCGATCCGCGCCGCCGATCCGGTCCGCGCGGCGGCGGAGGCCCGGGAGCACGCCTTCTCCTGCCGCTTCACCGCGTCCCCGCAGTGA
- a CDS encoding CynX/NimT family MFS transporter, giving the protein MRHDESLALDPATTPADPVPTAPANPANPPARGRRDPAPWVRRVVVTGLLLAAVNLRPGITSLGALLKEVRDGLGMSGTMAGLLTSVPSFCFALFGFAAPRLARRYGPGAVICAGMVAITAGLALRPLAGGAAVFLAMSTLALAGIAVSNVLMPVIVKRYFPHRVGAVTGLYSMALSLGTALAAAVTVPLTDAMGHSWRLGLGMWAALAAVAVLPWLPLVRDRVGPAPAAPAPHLAPAARDGEDGRITRSRTAWTMAGFFGLQATAAYITMGWMPQIFRDAGISADRAGLLLAITMVMGVPLSFVLPPLAARMRAQGPLVVILGAFGLAGYAGLWAAPAAAPWAWALLLGIANCSFPLALTMIGMRSRSGAGVVRLSAFTQSTGYLISIPGPILVGALNQASGGWGLPIALMAALMVPQIVCGVLAGRNRYIEDEL; this is encoded by the coding sequence ATGCGCCACGACGAATCCCTCGCCCTCGACCCGGCGACGACCCCCGCCGACCCCGTCCCCACGGCTCCCGCGAACCCCGCGAACCCCCCGGCACGCGGGAGGCGCGACCCCGCACCCTGGGTGCGCCGTGTCGTCGTCACCGGCCTGCTCCTCGCCGCCGTCAACCTCCGCCCGGGCATCACCAGCCTCGGCGCCCTCCTGAAGGAGGTGCGCGACGGCCTCGGCATGAGCGGCACCATGGCCGGGCTGCTCACCTCCGTGCCCTCCTTCTGCTTCGCGCTCTTCGGCTTCGCCGCGCCCCGGCTGGCCCGCCGCTACGGCCCCGGAGCCGTCATCTGCGCCGGCATGGTCGCCATCACCGCGGGCCTCGCGCTGCGCCCGCTCGCCGGCGGCGCCGCCGTCTTCCTCGCCATGAGCACCCTCGCGCTGGCCGGCATCGCCGTCTCCAACGTGCTGATGCCGGTCATCGTCAAGCGCTACTTCCCGCACCGGGTCGGCGCCGTGACCGGCCTGTACTCGATGGCGCTGTCGCTCGGCACCGCCCTGGCCGCCGCCGTCACCGTGCCGCTCACCGACGCCATGGGCCACAGTTGGCGGCTCGGCCTGGGCATGTGGGCGGCGCTCGCCGCCGTCGCCGTACTGCCGTGGCTGCCCCTGGTACGCGACCGGGTGGGCCCGGCCCCCGCCGCCCCGGCCCCGCACCTGGCGCCGGCCGCGCGGGACGGCGAGGACGGCCGGATCACCCGCAGCCGTACCGCCTGGACGATGGCCGGCTTCTTCGGGCTCCAGGCCACCGCCGCGTACATCACCATGGGCTGGATGCCGCAGATCTTCCGGGACGCCGGGATCTCCGCCGACCGGGCCGGGCTGCTGCTCGCGATCACCATGGTCATGGGCGTGCCGCTCTCCTTCGTGCTGCCGCCGCTCGCCGCCAGGATGCGCGCCCAAGGGCCGCTCGTCGTGATCCTGGGCGCCTTCGGGCTGGCCGGGTACGCGGGCCTGTGGGCCGCGCCCGCCGCCGCGCCCTGGGCCTGGGCGCTGCTGCTCGGGATCGCCAACTGCTCCTTCCCGCTGGCGCTGACGATGATCGGGATGCGGTCGCGCTCCGGCGCCGGGGTCGTACGGCTGTCGGCGTTCACCCAGAGCACCGGTTATCTGATCTCCATACCCGGGCCGATCCTGGTCGGCGCGCTCAACCAGGCCAGCGGCGGCTGGGGGCTGCCGATCGCCCTGATGGCCGCGCTGATGGTGCCGCAGATCGTCTGCGGCGTGCTGGCCGGCCGCAACCGGTACATCGAGGACGAACTGTGA
- a CDS encoding SGM_5486 family transporter-associated protein: MPVLEPNPPQSQRRLLILLGLMLGVPALVAVIATFAARMG; encoded by the coding sequence ATGCCCGTTCTCGAACCGAACCCCCCGCAGAGCCAGCGCCGGCTGCTGATCCTCCTCGGCCTGATGCTCGGTGTGCCCGCGCTCGTCGCGGTGATCGCCACGTTCGCCGCCCGCATGGGTTAG
- a CDS encoding SixA phosphatase family protein, with translation MTADSTRTIVLLRHAKADWPSVPDHERPLADRGRHDAPAVGRRFIDDGISPDLALCSTAARTRETWKLVAHELPHRPKTVYEERLYEASLGELIALVTETPDEIGSLLLVGHNPGMHALADALAGSAEGDAPVRMNRAGFPTAAFAVLTFSGSWKSVEHGVATLTSFWGPHEA, from the coding sequence ATGACCGCCGATTCGACCCGCACCATCGTCCTGCTCCGGCACGCCAAGGCCGACTGGCCGTCCGTCCCCGATCACGAGCGGCCGCTGGCCGACCGGGGCCGCCATGACGCCCCCGCGGTCGGCCGCCGCTTCATCGACGACGGCATCAGCCCCGACCTCGCCCTGTGCTCCACCGCCGCCCGTACCCGTGAGACCTGGAAACTCGTCGCCCACGAACTGCCGCACCGGCCCAAGACGGTCTACGAGGAGCGGCTTTACGAGGCGAGCCTCGGCGAGCTGATCGCCCTGGTGACCGAGACCCCCGACGAGATCGGCTCGCTGCTGCTGGTCGGCCACAACCCCGGGATGCACGCGCTCGCCGACGCGCTGGCCGGCTCCGCCGAGGGGGACGCGCCGGTCCGGATGAACCGGGCCGGATTCCCCACCGCGGCCTTCGCCGTCCTGACCTTCTCCGGCTCCTGGAAGTCCGTCGAGCACGGGGTCGCCACGCTGACCTCCTTCTGGGGGCCGCACGAGGCATGA
- the serB gene encoding phosphoserine phosphatase SerB, producing MDDASQTHPTPVAADVPTLLVKIFGKDRPGITAGLFETLAAYSVDVVDIEQVVTRGRIVLCALVTVPGGQGADGELRATLHGWAESNQMQAEIISGTGDNRPRGEGRSHVTVLGQPLTAESTAAITATITGAGGNIDRIFRLAKYPVTAVEFAVSGAEHTALRSALAREAAARGVDVAVVPSGLQRRAQRLVVMDVDSTLIQDEVIELFAAHAGCEAEVAEVTARAMRGELDFEQSLHARVALLAGLDVSVVDKVRSEVRLTPGARTLVRTLKRLGYQVGVVSGGFTQVTDDLKERLGLDFAAANTLEVVDGRLTGKVTGPIVDRAGKASLLRSFAQLAGVPLSQTVAIGDGANDLDMLNAAGLGVAFNAKPVVRQAADTAVNVPFLDTVLYLLGITREEIEAADELDGVPTT from the coding sequence ATGGACGACGCCTCGCAGACCCACCCCACCCCGGTCGCCGCCGACGTACCCACCCTGCTGGTCAAGATCTTCGGCAAGGACCGCCCCGGCATCACCGCCGGCCTGTTCGAGACCCTCGCCGCGTACTCCGTGGACGTCGTGGACATCGAGCAGGTCGTCACCCGCGGCCGCATAGTGCTGTGCGCCCTGGTGACCGTGCCCGGCGGCCAGGGCGCCGACGGCGAGCTGCGGGCCACCCTGCACGGCTGGGCCGAGTCGAACCAGATGCAGGCCGAGATCATCTCGGGCACCGGCGACAACCGTCCGCGCGGCGAAGGCCGCTCCCATGTGACGGTCCTCGGCCAACCGCTGACCGCCGAGTCGACCGCGGCGATAACCGCCACGATCACCGGCGCCGGCGGCAACATCGACCGCATCTTCCGGCTGGCGAAGTACCCGGTGACGGCCGTGGAGTTCGCGGTGTCCGGCGCCGAGCACACCGCGCTGCGCTCCGCGCTCGCCCGGGAGGCCGCCGCCCGAGGCGTGGACGTGGCGGTCGTACCGTCCGGGCTCCAGCGCAGGGCCCAGCGGCTGGTCGTGATGGACGTGGACTCCACCCTGATCCAGGACGAGGTGATCGAGCTGTTCGCCGCGCACGCCGGGTGCGAGGCGGAGGTCGCCGAGGTGACCGCCCGGGCGATGCGCGGCGAGCTGGACTTCGAGCAGTCGCTGCACGCCCGGGTGGCCCTGCTGGCGGGCCTCGACGTATCGGTGGTGGACAAGGTCCGCTCCGAGGTACGGCTCACCCCCGGCGCGCGCACTTTGGTCCGTACGCTCAAGCGCCTCGGCTACCAGGTCGGCGTCGTCTCCGGCGGCTTCACGCAAGTCACGGACGATCTCAAGGAGCGGCTGGGGCTGGACTTCGCCGCGGCGAACACCCTGGAGGTCGTGGACGGGCGGCTGACCGGCAAGGTCACCGGGCCGATCGTGGACCGCGCGGGCAAGGCGAGCCTGCTGCGCAGCTTCGCCCAGCTGGCCGGGGTGCCGCTGAGCCAGACCGTGGCGATCGGCGACGGCGCGAACGACCTGGACATGCTCAACGCGGCCGGGCTCGGCGTGGCCTTCAACGCCAAGCCCGTCGTACGCCAGGCGGCGGACACCGCGGTGAACGTGCCGTTCCTGGACACCGTGCTGTATCTGCTGGGCATCACCCGCGAGGAGATCGAGGCGGCCGACGAGCTGGACGGCGTACCGACCACCTGA
- a CDS encoding FHA domain-containing protein, which produces MGLGVPELVLAMNGRTWTLDASRSYSLGRDPQGDLVLEDARVSWRHATIRPAERGWVIEDLGSTNGTFVQGQRIQQSEVGAGSAVHLGNATDGPRLEFSAAPQAQQAPQQQIYAGHAQGAPAAPALPAPARAGLGAPPAQVPQQQPVWGGPPQPGPQAPAQQPQPGLRSPTTFHQLALGRVMKIGRALENELVVTDLQVSRHHAEFRAHPDGRYEIVDLGSHNGTYVNGQPIQRHLLGPNDIVGVGHSTFRLVGDRLEEFVDTGAVSFSARRLSVTVPHGKTTKTILKDVSFGVPEKSLIGVIGPSGSGKSTLLRALTGYRPADQGDVLYDNRNLYKQFAELRQRIGLVPQDDILHKELQVRTALRYAAKLRFPGDTASAEREARIDEVLRELKLDIHADKRITSLSGGQRKRVSVALELLTKPSLIFLDEPTSGLDPGMDRDVMKLLRGLADDGRTVLVVTHSVAELALCDKLLVMAPGGSVAYFGPPDEALTFFGYETWADVFSAFENYRDYDWSGRWRGSQHYQMYAAELDAAAPQAAPYIPQQAVRPPKPQGWVPQLFTLVRRYLSVIISDRGFIGLMVILPAVLGVVSVLIPADNGLGFGPAPRFQNRDAGTILMILAVGACFAGAANSVRELIKERVIYERERAVGLSRSAYLMSKIIVLGLITALQGAIICGIGFAPRKLPTEGVVLHTHPGVEMALVIMAFGFTSMMFGLIISALVKTSEKTMPLLVMFAIVQIVFTGVLFQLFGKPGVEQLSWLMPARWAVAGTGATADLNVLLPWDPTSNGDALWKHSAGIWTLDMVVLILMSVGCGIVVARLLRRHEPEVMRK; this is translated from the coding sequence ATGGGGCTTGGGGTGCCTGAACTCGTACTCGCAATGAACGGAAGGACCTGGACGCTCGACGCGTCCAGGTCGTACAGCCTGGGGCGCGACCCGCAGGGAGATCTCGTCCTCGAAGACGCGCGCGTGTCGTGGCGGCACGCCACCATCCGCCCCGCCGAACGCGGTTGGGTCATCGAAGACCTCGGCAGCACCAACGGCACCTTCGTACAGGGCCAACGCATACAGCAGTCCGAGGTGGGAGCCGGCTCCGCCGTCCATCTCGGAAACGCCACCGACGGCCCCCGGCTGGAATTCAGCGCCGCGCCGCAGGCCCAACAGGCCCCGCAGCAGCAGATATACGCCGGCCACGCCCAGGGCGCCCCCGCCGCGCCGGCCCTACCCGCTCCCGCCCGGGCCGGCTTGGGCGCGCCGCCCGCGCAGGTCCCGCAGCAGCAGCCCGTCTGGGGCGGACCGCCGCAACCGGGACCGCAGGCCCCCGCCCAGCAGCCGCAGCCGGGCCTGCGCAGCCCGACCACCTTCCATCAACTCGCCCTCGGCCGCGTGATGAAGATCGGCCGCGCGCTGGAGAACGAGTTGGTGGTCACCGACCTCCAGGTCTCCCGCCACCACGCGGAGTTCCGCGCGCACCCCGACGGCCGTTACGAGATCGTCGACCTCGGCAGCCACAACGGCACCTACGTCAACGGTCAGCCGATCCAGCGTCATCTGCTGGGCCCGAACGACATCGTCGGCGTCGGCCACTCCACCTTCCGGCTGGTCGGCGACCGGCTGGAGGAGTTCGTCGACACCGGCGCGGTCTCGTTCTCCGCGCGCCGCCTGTCGGTCACCGTGCCGCACGGCAAGACGACGAAGACCATCCTCAAGGACGTCTCCTTCGGCGTGCCGGAGAAGTCGCTGATCGGTGTGATCGGCCCCTCCGGCTCCGGCAAGTCCACACTGCTGCGGGCCCTGACCGGCTACCGCCCCGCCGACCAGGGCGACGTGCTGTACGACAACCGGAATCTGTACAAGCAGTTCGCCGAGCTGCGCCAGCGCATCGGCCTGGTCCCGCAGGACGACATCCTGCACAAGGAACTCCAGGTCAGAACCGCCCTGCGATACGCGGCCAAGCTCCGCTTCCCCGGTGACACCGCGTCCGCCGAGCGCGAGGCGCGGATCGACGAGGTGCTGCGCGAACTCAAGCTCGACATCCACGCCGACAAGCGGATCACCTCCCTGTCCGGCGGCCAGCGCAAGCGCGTCTCCGTGGCGCTCGAACTGCTCACCAAGCCGTCGCTGATCTTCCTGGACGAGCCGACCTCCGGCCTCGACCCGGGCATGGACCGCGATGTGATGAAGCTGCTGCGCGGCCTGGCCGACGACGGCCGTACGGTCCTGGTGGTCACCCACTCCGTCGCCGAACTCGCGCTGTGCGACAAGCTGCTGGTCATGGCGCCCGGCGGTTCCGTCGCGTACTTCGGGCCGCCGGACGAGGCGCTGACCTTCTTCGGCTACGAGACCTGGGCCGATGTCTTCTCGGCGTTCGAGAACTACCGCGACTACGACTGGTCGGGACGCTGGCGCGGTTCGCAGCATTACCAGATGTACGCGGCCGAACTGGACGCGGCGGCGCCGCAGGCGGCCCCGTACATACCGCAGCAGGCGGTCCGGCCGCCCAAGCCACAGGGGTGGGTGCCGCAGCTGTTCACGCTGGTCCGCCGCTATCTGTCGGTGATCATCTCCGACCGGGGCTTCATCGGTCTGATGGTGATCCTGCCCGCGGTCCTCGGTGTCGTCAGCGTGCTGATCCCGGCCGACAACGGCCTCGGGTTCGGCCCGGCGCCGCGCTTCCAGAACAGGGACGCCGGCACCATCCTGATGATCCTCGCGGTCGGCGCGTGTTTCGCGGGCGCCGCGAACTCCGTCCGTGAGCTGATCAAGGAACGGGTGATCTACGAGCGCGAACGCGCGGTCGGCCTGTCCAGGTCCGCGTATCTGATGTCGAAGATCATCGTGCTCGGCCTGATCACCGCCCTCCAGGGCGCGATCATCTGCGGCATCGGCTTCGCGCCGCGCAAGCTGCCCACCGAGGGCGTGGTGCTGCACACCCACCCCGGTGTGGAAATGGCCCTGGTCATCATGGCGTTCGGCTTCACCTCGATGATGTTCGGGCTGATCATCTCGGCCCTGGTGAAGACGTCCGAGAAGACCATGCCGCTGCTGGTCATGTTCGCCATCGTGCAGATCGTCTTCACCGGTGTGCTCTTCCAGCTCTTCGGCAAGCCCGGTGTGGAGCAGCTGTCCTGGCTGATGCCGGCCCGCTGGGCGGTGGCCGGCACGGGGGCGACCGCGGACCTCAACGTCCTGCTGCCGTGGGACCCGACCAGCAACGGCGACGCGCTGTGGAAGCACAGCGCGGGCATCTGGACGCTGGACATGGTGGTCCTGATCCTCATGAGCGTCGGGTGCGGAATCGTCGTCGCCCGTCTGCTGCGCAGGCACGAGCCGGAAGTCATGCGGAAGTAG
- a CDS encoding transglycosylase SLT domain-containing protein gives MQLPQIPKFGRLSKKHKITVAGSAAAAAVLLTVTGLQVTGGSAVAEGDPTGFAVSAGEPIKNIDANAGTASQRAIAEQAAAKKHAADVADAAEKKAVADAAAKKQAAADAAAAKKKAAREAAAAAQRKAAADALERSRAKAAANRSTHRATLKPASPKPAPRPVQPKPAPKPVQSKPVQSRPAPAKPAPKPATAVPAAKTYTDNLDGWIKESMDVMAAHGIPGSYNGIYRNIIRESSGNPQAINLWDINAQNGIPSKGLLQVIDPTFQTYHVDGTSWNIYDPVANITAACNYAYHRYGSMDNVNSAY, from the coding sequence ATGCAGCTCCCCCAGATCCCGAAGTTCGGCCGACTGTCCAAGAAACACAAGATCACCGTGGCCGGCTCCGCCGCCGCGGCCGCTGTGCTCCTGACGGTCACCGGTCTGCAGGTGACCGGCGGGTCAGCGGTCGCCGAGGGCGACCCCACCGGGTTTGCCGTGTCCGCCGGTGAGCCGATCAAGAACATCGACGCGAACGCCGGCACGGCGTCGCAGCGCGCGATCGCCGAGCAGGCGGCGGCGAAGAAGCACGCGGCCGACGTGGCCGACGCCGCCGAGAAGAAGGCCGTCGCGGACGCCGCGGCCAAGAAGCAGGCGGCCGCCGACGCCGCGGCGGCGAAGAAGAAGGCGGCCAGGGAAGCGGCCGCCGCCGCCCAGCGGAAGGCCGCCGCCGACGCCCTTGAGCGCAGCAGGGCCAAGGCCGCCGCGAACCGCTCCACGCACCGCGCCACGCTCAAGCCGGCCAGCCCCAAGCCCGCACCCCGTCCCGTGCAGCCCAAGCCGGCCCCGAAGCCCGTGCAGAGCAAGCCGGTTCAGAGCAGGCCCGCACCGGCCAAGCCGGCGCCCAAGCCGGCCACCGCGGTGCCCGCCGCCAAGACGTACACCGACAACCTGGACGGCTGGATCAAGGAATCCATGGACGTCATGGCCGCCCATGGAATTCCGGGTTCGTACAACGGCATTTACCGCAACATCATCCGCGAGTCGAGCGGAAACCCGCAGGCGATCAATCTGTGGGACATCAACGCGCAGAACGGTATTCCCTCCAAGGGTCTGCTGCAGGTGATCGACCCGACGTTCCAGACGTACCACGTCGACGGAACCTCGTGGAACATCTACGACCCGGTGGCCAACATCACCGCGGCCTGCAACTACGCGTACCACCGATACGGTTCGATGGACAACGTGAACTCCGCGTACTGA
- a CDS encoding S-adenosylmethionine:tRNA ribosyltransferase-isomerase, giving the protein MTPAGTVGTGTGSGGLAGLRVPPELAAAVPPPRRDAVRLLVGREGGEAGAAGAVTHHGFRELPGLLRAGDVLVVNTSRTLPAAVDGRLAGEAVVTHFSTRRDDGRWVVEIRTPDGHGSTVRRAGGPAGAVVELRGGGSLVLDEPLDPGTDRLWVVTSKERGVLSHLHRYGRPIRYSYTARDQPLSAYQTVFSGPAASPGHSPDGMGSAEMPSAGRPFTTALVTELVSRGVQIAPITLHTGVASAEAGEPPYAEPFAVPASTAWQVNAARAAGGRVVAVGTTAVRALESAADGRGTVRAARGWTELVITPERGVRAVDGLLTGFHEPEASHLLMLRALAGDRLLERVYAEALRGRYRWHEFGDVNLLLARP; this is encoded by the coding sequence ATGACCCCGGCGGGCACGGTGGGTACGGGTACGGGCTCCGGCGGGCTCGCTGGGCTGCGGGTGCCGCCGGAGCTGGCGGCCGCCGTGCCCCCGCCTCGCCGGGACGCGGTACGGCTGCTGGTGGGCCGCGAAGGCGGGGAGGCCGGGGCAGCCGGTGCGGTCACCCACCACGGCTTCCGCGAGCTGCCCGGGCTGCTGCGGGCCGGTGACGTGCTGGTGGTGAACACCTCGCGGACGCTGCCGGCCGCGGTGGACGGGAGGCTGGCGGGCGAGGCCGTGGTGACGCACTTCTCCACCCGCCGGGACGACGGTCGCTGGGTGGTCGAGATCCGTACGCCCGACGGGCACGGTTCTACGGTCCGCAGGGCGGGCGGGCCGGCGGGGGCGGTGGTGGAGCTGCGGGGTGGCGGAAGTCTCGTACTGGACGAACCGCTCGACCCCGGCACGGACCGGCTGTGGGTGGTGACATCCAAAGAGAGAGGTGTATTGTCGCATTTGCACCGTTACGGGCGTCCTATTCGCTATTCGTACACCGCACGCGATCAGCCACTGTCGGCATACCAGACGGTGTTCTCGGGGCCTGCGGCATCGCCGGGACATTCGCCGGACGGCATGGGGTCGGCGGAGATGCCGAGCGCCGGGCGGCCGTTCACGACGGCGCTGGTCACGGAGCTGGTCAGCCGGGGAGTGCAGATCGCGCCGATCACGCTGCACACCGGCGTGGCCTCGGCCGAGGCGGGCGAGCCACCGTACGCGGAGCCGTTCGCCGTACCCGCGAGCACCGCGTGGCAGGTCAACGCGGCACGGGCGGCCGGCGGCCGGGTGGTGGCGGTGGGCACGACCGCGGTACGGGCGCTGGAGTCGGCGGCGGACGGGCGCGGCACGGTGCGGGCGGCCCGGGGCTGGACGGAGCTGGTGATCACCCCGGAACGCGGGGTGCGCGCGGTGGACGGCCTGCTCACCGGATTCCACGAACCGGAGGCGTCCCACCTGCTGATGCTGCGGGCCCTGGCGGGCGACCGGCTCCTGGAGCGGGTCTACGCGGAGGCGCTGCGCGGCCGCTATCGCTGGCATGAATTCGGCGACGTGAATCTGCTGCTGGCCAGGCCGTGA
- a CDS encoding SDR family NAD(P)-dependent oxidoreductase produces the protein MPVAIITGASRGLGRALAAGLAERGWDLVLDGRNADALRSAAADLERGAPGRVRAVPGDVTDAGHRAELVAAALALGEGVDLLVNNASALGAEPLVPLAELPVEGLREALETNVTAPFALVRAALPALRAAEGAVVNVSSDAAVEPYPTWGGYGASKAALDHLSAVLAQEEPAVRVWWVDPGDLRTELYAAAVPDDPDFGGRPLPEEVVPDFLRLLDDRAPSGRYVAAPAPAEAR, from the coding sequence ATGCCGGTTGCGATCATCACGGGGGCGTCGCGGGGTCTGGGCCGGGCGCTGGCCGCGGGTCTCGCGGAGCGCGGCTGGGACCTCGTCCTGGACGGGCGGAACGCGGACGCGCTGCGGTCGGCCGCGGCGGATCTTGAACGGGGTGCGCCGGGGCGTGTCAGGGCGGTGCCGGGCGATGTGACGGACGCCGGGCACCGGGCCGAACTGGTCGCGGCGGCGCTCGCGCTGGGCGAGGGCGTCGACCTGCTGGTGAACAACGCGAGCGCGCTGGGCGCCGAGCCGCTGGTGCCGCTGGCCGAACTGCCGGTGGAGGGGCTGCGGGAGGCGCTGGAGACCAATGTCACCGCGCCCTTCGCACTGGTGCGGGCAGCCCTTCCGGCGCTGCGTGCGGCCGAAGGCGCGGTGGTCAACGTGAGTTCGGACGCGGCGGTCGAGCCGTATCCCACATGGGGAGGGTACGGAGCGAGCAAGGCGGCGCTCGACCATCTGTCGGCGGTGCTGGCCCAGGAGGAGCCGGCGGTCCGCGTGTGGTGGGTGGACCCGGGCGATCTGCGGACGGAGCTGTACGCGGCGGCGGTCCCGGACGACCCGGACTTCGGCGGGCGGCCGCTGCCCGAGGAGGTCGTGCCGGACTTCCTGCGGCTGCTGGACGACCGGGCGCCGAGCGGCCGTTACGTCGCCGCTCCGGCCCCGGCGGAGGCGCGATGA
- a CDS encoding GAF domain-containing sensor histidine kinase: protein MPPRTPRGGIEAVSAAVLAMSRRLEVREVLQTIVASARELLGAEYAALGVPDDHGGFAQFVVDGVSEAQWKAIGPLPRQHGVLAAMLHEATPRRLADVRTFESFEGWPRAHPEMTDFIGMPIVDGDEILGAIFLANKEGCPRRESRPEQDPLPGEPRAERPAPGVCGFTQEDEDLLHLLADHAAIALTNARLYERSRELTLAGERARIAHELHDAVSQKLFSLRLTAQAAAALVDSDPARAKEEIRQVTALAAEAADELRAVVVELRPAALDEDGLLATLRTQADVLDRVHAADVTFHACAVRALPAAQEEALLRVAQEAMHNALRHAHASSVGVTLEGRGKGARLRVRDDGRGFDPTAVRSAGRHLGLVSMRDRADGVGGSLTVESAPGKGTVIEMEVPGG, encoded by the coding sequence ATGCCACCCAGGACACCCCGAGGCGGGATCGAAGCGGTCAGCGCCGCGGTGCTCGCGATGAGCCGCCGGCTGGAGGTGCGCGAGGTCCTGCAGACCATCGTCGCCTCCGCCCGCGAGCTGCTCGGCGCCGAGTATGCCGCCCTCGGTGTGCCCGACGACCACGGCGGCTTCGCCCAGTTCGTGGTCGACGGTGTCAGCGAGGCGCAGTGGAAGGCCATCGGCCCGCTGCCCCGCCAGCACGGCGTCCTGGCCGCGATGCTCCACGAGGCCACCCCGCGGCGGCTGGCCGACGTCCGCACCTTCGAGAGCTTCGAGGGCTGGCCGCGCGCCCACCCGGAGATGACGGACTTCATCGGCATGCCGATCGTCGACGGCGACGAGATCCTGGGCGCCATCTTCCTGGCGAACAAGGAGGGCTGCCCGCGGCGGGAAAGCCGGCCGGAGCAGGACCCCCTGCCGGGCGAACCCCGCGCCGAGCGGCCCGCGCCGGGCGTCTGCGGCTTCACCCAGGAGGACGAGGACCTGCTGCACCTGCTCGCCGACCACGCCGCCATCGCCCTGACCAACGCCCGGCTCTACGAACGCAGCCGCGAGCTGACCCTGGCGGGGGAGCGGGCCAGGATCGCCCACGAACTGCACGACGCCGTCTCCCAGAAGCTCTTCTCCCTGCGGCTGACCGCCCAGGCAGCCGCCGCCCTCGTGGACAGCGACCCGGCCCGCGCCAAGGAGGAGATCCGCCAGGTCACCGCGCTGGCCGCCGAGGCCGCCGACGAGCTGCGGGCCGTCGTGGTGGAGCTGCGCCCGGCCGCCCTGGACGAGGACGGCCTGCTCGCCACCCTGCGCACCCAGGCCGACGTGCTCGACCGCGTGCACGCCGCGGATGTCACCTTCCACGCCTGCGCGGTACGGGCCCTGCCCGCCGCCCAGGAGGAGGCGTTGCTGCGGGTCGCCCAGGAGGCGATGCACAACGCGCTGCGGCACGCGCACGCCTCCTCGGTCGGCGTCACCCTGGAAGGACGCGGCAAAGGGGCACGGCTGCGCGTCCGCGACGACGGCCGCGGCTTCGACCCGACGGCGGTCCGCAGCGCCGGCCGCCACCTCGGACTGGTCTCGATGCGGGACCGGGCCGACGGCGTCGGCGGCAGCCTGACCGTGGAATCGGCGCCCGGCAAGGGCACCGTCATCGAGATGGAGGTGCCCGGTGGCTGA